In Oncorhynchus gorbuscha isolate QuinsamMale2020 ecotype Even-year unplaced genomic scaffold, OgorEven_v1.0 Un_scaffold_6003, whole genome shotgun sequence, one genomic interval encodes:
- the LOC124029289 gene encoding calcium homeostasis modulator protein 6-like → MGRVRSARMNFPCRSATHVPQSDSNDVLATLHAESQVLGWLLIASIMVFNLLLTCVARCNSPVSYLQLKFWRVYAQRESDVLESNMADHAEKLAERNLKSFFQQIPPEPVTTPPNQAWEKISSLYRFSTRDHYYSILHKYVEKCQDPAEARDHRMSSVRSDGPDTANPSVLTFVDEGKMML, encoded by the exons ATGGGAAGAGTCCGCAGTGCCAGGATGAACTTCCCCTGTAGGAGTGCCACCCACGTGCCACAATCTGACAGCAATGATGTGCTGGCAACCCTCCACGCTGAGTCGCAG GTCCTGGGTTGGCTACTGATCGCCTCCATAATGGTCTTCAACCTCCTGCTGACCTGTGTTGCCCGGTGTAACTCCCCAGTCAGCTACCTGCAGCTGAAGTTCTGGAGGGTCTATGCCCAGCGGGAGAGCGACGTGCTGGAAAGCAACATGGCAGATCATGCCGAAAAGCTTGCAGAGAGGAACCTGAAGAGCTTCTTCCAGCAGATTCCTCCAGAGCCTGTCACGACCCCACCTAACCAGGCCTGGGAGAAGATCTCGTCCCTCTACAGGTTCAGCACCAGAGACCACTACTACAGCATCCTGCACAAGTACGTGGAGAAGTGCCAGGACCCTGCAGAGGCCAGGGACCACAGGATGTCATCTGTCAGGTCAGACGGTCCAGACACTGCTAATCCGTCTGTGCTCACCTTTGTGGATGAGGGCAAGATGATGCTGTGA